Genomic segment of Nitrosopumilaceae archaeon AB1(1):
ATCGATGATAAATTGTTCTTGATGTAGTTGATCATAACCTAATACTATGGTTTGAGGTGATACTAGGTCTACTGTTTTAAAGATATCAGACTCATTACCTGCAAGACAGACATCCACCATTACTAGAGAGTTTACCAAATTTTGGCGCTGGGATTGTGAATGAAGTGGTGATTTCTTTTTCATTTTTTCCGCAATTTTATCGGTTGCAACAACAACAATCAAGAGATCACCATAGGTCTTGGCAGTATTTAGAGTTAGAATATGTCCCGGATGTATGATATCAAAGACTCCACCGGCAAGAACTACATCAAATTGTTTTCTTCCAGATTCAGTTATAGTCCCACCATCAGATAACAATCCAGATTGAACCAACTCTCTTGTAGACTGTGATGATACATTTGATTTTGTGTCAGTTATATCATCAATGTATAATGTTTTTAAAACATCTTTGATACTAGAATTCATAATTATTAATGTATAAACACCTCTTTAAATTCATATACAAATTATGAAATGTATCATCACATGCGTGGCTCCATGCCTTTGCCCATACGAAGTGCATCTACCAGACCATCAGCATAACCTATACTAAGTATTGCAACTTCATCACGACCCATCTCTAAAAAATTTTCAGCATCTTTTACATACAATTTTGCATTCTCAAGAACAGTTTTAAATTCAGTATTGATGTAATGTGATGTAATGTCATCTAGTGCACAGTTTACCATTGGGATGTATTTAGTCAGCATTTGATGAGATATTTTCTTGACTCTAGAAGAGTTGTCTTTTGGCTCATCTAAACAATCTGCAAATAATTCTAGTGCGTCAGACTCTGTAAAATGCATGCTACCAGGTATTATAACAGTGTGTGGTGGTTTACCAAAATCTACATCAAGCATGTGAGATAAATCCCCCACAATGATTTTTTGCTCCACCTGACCTACTCGTGATGCAACAATTATGCACGTATCGGAATTGAAGACATTTCGTATCTGCTCTTTCTCTTCATTAAGCAGCATTTCAAGTGCTTGTTTTGGATCAAGAAAAAAATCTTGATCTTGATTATACTCTAACAGTAGAATGGTGTGATTTGACTCGAGCATATTTTTTTGGGTTGTATAATATGGAGTGGTTGTTGTGTTTTTCCCACCCATGATGGTTGTTGTACGTCCAACTTTGTAATAGTGCAATCCACACTCACCAATTAATGAGGTCAAGGCAGATGCAGCATGAATGGTTCTAGTCTCAATACCTTCTTTGATTGCCCTTGAGCGTAATTCAATGTGTGTAGTTGCAATATATGGATCCCCATAGGCTGCCAAGACAACCGTCTGCTCTTTTGCATTTTTTAATATTTCAGTACCATCCTCCACTTGCCATCGTTTGGCAATTTTGATACATTTGTATCCAAGAGATTCGATATCTTGTATGTTCATATCTCCAAAGGGGCTAGTAAATTGTTCAAGATAAAGAATATCAACACTAGATGCAATATTCACAGCAGCTAGTGGAATTGAATCGGGCGGTGATGTGCCAAGACCTACAAACCACAGTATGATAAATCACCATTCTTAAAATATGTCATATAATTAATCATGATTTATCATGTACCATCTTTATTTTTTTAAGAATTGCACTCAAAACTTCGATTCCCTTGATATATTGTGAAATGGATACTCGTTCATCAATAGTATGAGAAGAGTGAGAGTCGCCAGGTCCATAAGTGACTACAGGTATTTCAAGTACATTTCCCAATATGTTCATATCTCCGGTTCCTGTTTTTCTTATCAGAGATGGACGTTTTTTCAACACATGAAAGATACCAAGATTCATTGCTCGAATCAGAACAGAGTCTGTGTTTGTCTCAAACGGTTCAGTTTCATCAAGTATAGAGTACGATACACTTGTAGAGGCATCATTAATGGTAGAGATGTATTTGTCGATTATATCATTAACAGTTTTACAACTTTTACCT
This window contains:
- a CDS encoding adenylyltransferase/cytidyltransferase family protein, with translation MNSSIKDVLKTLYIDDITDTKSNVSSQSTRELVQSGLLSDGGTITESGRKQFDVVLAGGVFDIIHPGHILTLNTAKTYGDLLIVVVATDKIAEKMKKKSPLHSQSQRQNLVNSLVMVDVCLAGNESDIFKTVDLVSPQTIVLGYDQLHQEQFIIDGCKNINLDCKVVRLESSLPNLSSSDIRETYGTSIHGI
- the dph5 gene encoding diphthine synthase — protein: MILWFVGLGTSPPDSIPLAAVNIASSVDILYLEQFTSPFGDMNIQDIESLGYKCIKIAKRWQVEDGTEILKNAKEQTVVLAAYGDPYIATTHIELRSRAIKEGIETRTIHAASALTSLIGECGLHYYKVGRTTTIMGGKNTTTTPYYTTQKNMLESNHTILLLEYNQDQDFFLDPKQALEMLLNEEKEQIRNVFNSDTCIIVASRVGQVEQKIIVGDLSHMLDVDFGKPPHTVIIPGSMHFTESDALELFADCLDEPKDNSSRVKKISHQMLTKYIPMVNCALDDITSHYINTEFKTVLENAKLYVKDAENFLEMGRDEVAILSIGYADGLVDALRMGKGMEPRM